The Pseudomonadota bacterium sequence CCTCAACAACAAAATCCGCGTCATCCAGCGCCGCGCCTACGGCCTGCGCGACCAGGAATATCTCAGACTGAAGGTGCTGACTTGCATGCTGCCGACGCTCTAAAGTTCCCAAAATCACCCACACAACTTCCGGAAGACCCAAAAAACAATTGCAATTCTTAAAGCTGTAATAGTGAATTTCCTATGACGATAACGTTCGCAAATATGATCAGAATGGTTCCATTCATTAAGGTAAGGGTTCCGATCGCCAACCACTCAAGCTCTAAGCGTGAGGTCTCATAGACCGCGTTCTAAGGCGGAACATCGATACGCGTTGGGGTAATACACCGATAC is a genomic window containing:
- a CDS encoding transposase translates to LNNKIRVIQRRAYGLRDQEYLRLKVLTCMLPTL